The Xiphophorus couchianus chromosome 18, X_couchianus-1.0, whole genome shotgun sequence DNA window AGAAATTAGACTTGATATTTGTGGGAACGGAAACAAAAGGagcactttctgtttttatttgagcaCATATTGTAGTGTCACTCAGTAATACAATGACGTGTGTAGTACTTTGACAACAAAGTGAACCAAactactttaaaacaaaacacatttccacCAGTCTGGTTTTGTACCAATTATGGGGGCATTTTATACCTGATTTATAGTTTTATATAGCCTCAGTTTCATAGAATAAGGCTATGACTTAAATAAAGCTTAAATTGGTTTTATAAAGGCTTTAGAGGCcaaactggaaccagaaccataATCATTGGAGACATGATGTAAATAAGAtcttcaaaaaataatatacaccaatttccaaacaaaaaagaggattttatgattatttattcATACAAATATGCAAGcattcagaaaaatatgcaaCAGGTTAAGGATTTACTTGTTTTTGACTGTAAAATGAAAGTATATAAGGAAGAAATGGAAACTTTAAATCTTGATTTATGGAAACTCCTGCAGTAAGTATAATGAATGGAATAAGTTTCATAGCTAATATCTGTTTCTACATTTTGATCAATGCCTAATCAATGTTGCCAATCAGATCATTAAAAGATGGAGctgctttacattttaaactttatttcaatGCCAAATGGATCCAAACTTTTGTCTGTAACTTCCGATAGTGAAGAAATGTTTACATGAAATCGTTGTGACTTTTAGAAATAATTCCCCTTACGTGAGCGGTGTGATGTGAGCACATCGTGATGTGGGCGTGTCAACACACCCTGCCCTGTTTCTGCTATCTGGTTTCACATTCCTTCGTCTGATGTCGAACACGAGCGACTGACTCGCCCACGAACCGGTTACAGGCGCAGTACTTCACCTAAAACTCATCGACAGGGGAGCAGCTTCCGCAAAATCTCACACAGTCagaagaaaacagctgaaactgcagctcttatttttagcttttagatTTCCtatagcagtctgtattacagcaaagttgaagaagcctctgactgaagacactcgaAGGTTAAAGGACCTTTTCTtagcatttaattttaaaatgctaaaaaaaaaaaaatcttttgtgaaatacacaaCAAAGATAAACTTAAATATTCTAAAAGTATACAAGAGTCAAAACATCAATCTATTAATTTACTGTATTGATTGTAACTTAATCCACTATCAAACTATTTCTCATCTTGCCATAAATCCACGTCTCTCCTGTTTAGACGTAAGATTAGTTTCATTCAACCAGGGAGTCTGATTATGATTAGAAATGAGACGTCTCTCAGAAGATCACAGAAAAATGTAgtcaactttgaaaaaaataatacataaatttacatatttatgttttattctaaaacGGTGCGTCAAAAAATAGTTATTACCTTCTCAATAATCagtataaaagtattttttggcATCGCAGGAATAAACTCTTTCCTGTTTCCGTCGGTATTTTAATGATTAGTTTAGAGTTTAGTTTATTGCTAAACCCATAATAAACTAGTTTattataaagtcaaataaacTAGTTTATTTAAAGTCACCATATAAGACTTTCTAAAAGGTTGAGTTTCATTCACATAAGATTTATTTACGGCTAATTTCTCAAAGTTCTGGTGTGACCTTCTGCACTGAGTCTTCTAGTAACTAAACGACACGTCATCAGCTTTTAAGATAAATGAAGAGGAGTAAACAGTGTGAGTAAATCTGTGCTGGTTGTGGTTTGAggaactgatttatttttagagaatGGTATTTCAGATTGTGAAACACAGGAGAGTTATGTCAGCACTAATTTAATAACATAACATCCCTCAgttgtgaaatatttcacattgaTTTTGGTGAAAGTCAGAAGCACAATGATCCAACTGACTTTGTAActaattacactgcaaaaacacaacatctcaccaggtatttttggtctactttactgcaaatatcttagcaaacttggaaaaaaggaaaaactaactgacaagtaactttttagcgaTATTTgtgagcttgtttttagtctaaaagagtatttttttttcctttcatgctTTGTGAATATCttcatttattgcaaaaacacaaaatcttaccaattatttttggtctagtttatagtACCAATATCTGTACaattgaaataaggcaaaactaactgaCAAGTTTTTAGACAgatgtaggagtttgttttagaTCAATAACTgcctaatattgatgaaaaagttcttgaTTCACTGGCAGATTGATTCActtatggaaaaaatgtcttgaactttttcatcaatattaaggaattattgacttaaaacaagatcctatatgttgctgaaaagataCTTGTTAGTCAGTTAGTTGTAAGAtttttgcacaagaaactagaccaaaatacttggtaagattgtgtgtttttgcagtgttcagaTTCTTTAATCTCTGTCAAATACTCCCTTTGCTCCACATGACAAACTGTCATCATTCTCTGCAGCTTGCATTCTGGTTAATAATGTTCCAGGAACAACTTGTGCAGCATTCTGGCTGGTCTGTACTCAGAATAATTGTTGAAACCCCAACCTTTATTGTCCTTGCACACAAACACCACCTGCAGGTGTGGAATCATTTCAGGCCTTCTAGTGTTTCCCTCATAGCTTGGCTTTCACACCTCCCATTCTTCTGCTGCCTCTGGTTCACACAAACGCCCGGGCGCCACTCTGTATTCTGCCAAAGACGCCCAAAGACGCAAGGCGATGGCCTCCATGGGGTTGCAGATGGCCGGTTGCGCCTTGGCACTCTTCGGTTGGATTGGGGTTCTCATCGTCTGCGCCGCGCCCATGTGGCGGGTCACGGCGTTCATCGGCAACAACATTGTGACCTCGCAGATCATGTGGGAGGGCATCTGGATGAGCTGCGTGGTGCAGAGCACCGGCCAGATGCAGTGCAAGGTGTACGACTCCATGCTGGCGTTGAGCAATGACCTTCAGGGCGCCAGAGCTTTGGTGGTGGTTTCCATCGTCGTCGGCATTGTGGGACTCCTGATTGCTTTCGTCGGGGGAAAGTGCACAAACTTCATTCCGGAGGAGAAGGCCAAGGCCAGGGCCTCGGCGGCTGCAGGAGCCATCCTGATCGTCAGCGGAGTCCTCTGCCTCGTTCCCGTTTCCTGGACGGCCAGCATCATCATCCAGGACTTCTACAACCCTCTGGTGGTGGAGGCGCAGAAACGAGAGATCGGGGCGTCTCTGTACATCGGCTGGGGCGCCGCG harbors:
- the LOC114161872 gene encoding claudin-4-like, with the protein product MASMGLQMAGCALALFGWIGVLIVCAAPMWRVTAFIGNNIVTSQIMWEGIWMSCVVQSTGQMQCKVYDSMLALSNDLQGARALVVVSIVVGIVGLLIAFVGGKCTNFIPEEKAKARASAAAGAILIVSGVLCLVPVSWTASIIIQDFYNPLVVEAQKREIGASLYIGWGAAALLILGGGFLCASCPPKEENAPSVKYLLNRSGGNSQGESYRSSSLTKTYI